In the Theobroma cacao cultivar B97-61/B2 chromosome 1, Criollo_cocoa_genome_V2, whole genome shotgun sequence genome, one interval contains:
- the LOC18613558 gene encoding NADH dehydrogenase [ubiquinone] iron-sulfur protein 5-B, translating into MASGWGINGNKGRCYDFWVDFSECMSRCREPKDCALLREDYLECLHHSKEFQRRNRIYKEEQRKLRAATRKGKEGEDGVGHHA; encoded by the exons ATGGCGTCAGGTTGGGGAATCAATGGGAACAAAGGTAGGTGCTACGATTTCTGGGTCGATTTCAGCGAGTGTATGTCCCGTTGCAGAGAGCCCAAGGACTGCGCTCTACTCCGCGAAGACTATCTCGAGTGCCTCCACCATTCCAAAGAG TTTCAACGAAGAAATCGAATTTATAAGGAGGAGCAACGTAAATTAAGAGCTGCTACACGGAAAGGCAAGGAAGGCGAAGATGGTGTTGGCCATCATGCATAG
- the LOC18613559 gene encoding DExH-box ATP-dependent RNA helicase DExH8 yields MASPSSPTASCSSSYSSSFPSSKFSSLPVMALKERIVEKILENRVTLIVGETGCGKSSQVPQFLLEKNVTPVLCSQPRRFAVVAVAKMVAKARNSELGDEVGYHIGHSKLLSSRSKIVFKTAGVLLDELRDKGFHALKYKVIILDEVHERSIESDLVLVCVKQFLLKNKNLRVVLMSATADIGRYRDYFKDLGRGERVEVLGIPSSNRKDIFQRQVSYLEQVTELLGISSELISSRYCSGPCPSMADAEIKPEVHKLIHQLVLYIHENEPDIEKSILVFLPTYYALEQQWYLLQPFSSSFKVHILHRSVDTEQALMAMKIWKSHRKVILATNIAESSVTIPKVAFVIDSCRSLEVFWDTARRKDSTQLVWVSNSQAEQRRGRTGRTCDGHVYRLVTQSFFSKLEDYERPAILKLSLRQQVLQICCAESRVINDPKALLQKALDPPDPEVVEDALNLLAHVKAVEKKSPRGRYEPTFYGRLLASFSLSFDASVFVVKFGKVGMLREGILLGILMDTQPLPILHPFGGEHLFTEHINCYFCEDSDNIVLTGRKEVVLLGNLCAFQFWQRVFKDKHRLEHLKQLVKFDEMKAATLLLPKLEEEWCSFHHLVQSSLHHVSEMYEDIQNSVHCFRPNFLAASDGIPTYYSPYEFGHTCLLQCQPQGETDALSSSDEQLEQSFETRKCVAVPFVASDHFHTNDVAKNLANAIKEIRVQYAGDISGNHQAIIGDYDSHVNGGTPLCVYFVNGHCNRGSLCGFSHSLQAKKPACKFFFSLQGCRNGHLCFFSHDSYQSVSSYSSDVCLPEDEHADASSLLRLLPTSSNGCILLLDDTNMHFTSNLANHCDPSRIISTTSLTETYITDPSLTGVRILWGLHHPYQTIISYTGENPIPWNEVKLVLWFPYLDGYAEDLDTQKILVQNFFEYLAIRVLSDALFEVKVILAMNNIKFSQLQVEKLARESFFFLTESFPFDQTSFGELLDTVTLNKPMLASRSISYVFDLHPPSDIQFGDYASVLHKHLHDRKTS; encoded by the exons ATGGCGTCACCATCGTCTCCAACGGCATCGTGTAGCTCTTCGTATTCGTCATCATTTCCGTCCTCCAAGTTCTCGTCTCTCCCCGTGATGGCGCTCAAGGAGAGAATCGTCGAGAAAATACTTGAGAATCGCGTCACTCTCATCGTCGGCGAAACCGGCTGCG GGAAAAGCTCTCAGGTTCCACAATTCCTGTTGGAGAAAAACGTCACTCCTGTTTTATGCTCACAGCCAAGGAGATTTGCTGTTGTAGCAGTTGCCAAAATGGTTGCAAAAGCTCGAAATTCTGAACTGGGTGACGAGGTTGGATACCATATAGGTCATTCAAAGCTTCTATCATCTAG ATCAAagattgttttcaaaactgcTGGAGTTTTGTTGGATGAATTGCGAGATAAGGGGTTCCATGCGCTTAAGTACAAGGTTATTATTCTTGATGAAGTGCATGAAAGATCTATTGAGTCCGATCTTGTTCTTGTTTGCGTGAAGCAATTTCTGctgaagaacaaaaacctgAG GGTGGTGTTGATGTCTGCAACTGCTGATATTGGAAGATACAGGGATTACTTCAAGGACCTTGGTAGAGGTGAAAGAGTTGAGGTGCTGGGAATTCCGAGCTCAAACAGGAAAGACATTTTCCAGCGACAAGTTTCATATCTTGAGCAG GTGACTGAGTTACTCGGAATCAGTTCAGAGTTAATAAGTTCAAGATATTGTTCTGGTCCTTGCCCTTCCATGGCAGATGCTGAAATTAAGCCTGAAGTGCATAAACTTATCCATCAATTAGTGTTGTACATCCATGAAAATGAGCCAGATATTGAAAAGAgcattttggtttttcttccaACATACTATGCCCTTGAGCAGCAATGGTACCTTCTGCAGCCATTTAGTTCATCCTTTAAGGTTCACATTTTACATCGTAGTGTTGACACTGAACAAGCTCTTATGGCTATGAAAATCTGGAAATCGCATCGTAAG GTAATACTGGCCACAAATATTGCAGAATCATCTGTGACAATACCCAAAGTGGCATTTGTTATTGATTCATGCCGGTCTTTAGAAGTCTTTTGGGACACTGCTCGAAGAAAGGATTCAACACAGCTTGTTTGGGTTTCTAACTCTCAG GCTGAGCAGCGGAGAGGTAGAACTGGTCGTACTTGTGATGGCCATGTATATCGGTTGGTTACACAATCATTTTTTAGCAAACTTGAGGATTATGAGCGTCCAGCTATATTGAAGTTGTCATTGAGGCAGCAAGTGCTTCAGATTTGCTGTGCTGAATCCAGAGTTATTAATGATCCCAAAG CTTTGTTGCAGAAGGCTCTGGACCCTCCAGATCCAGAAGTTGTGGAAGATGCATTGAATTTGCTAGCTCATGTGAAAGCagtagaaaaaaaatcacCAAGGGGCCGTTATGAGCCCACATTTTATGGACGGCTGCTTGCCAGTTTCTCATTGTCCTTTGATGCATCTGTGTTTGTTGTCAAGTTTGGGAAAGTCGGGATGTTGCGCGAAGGCATTCTTCTGGGTATATTGATGGATACTCAACCTCTACCTATTCTTCATCCATTTGGGGGGGAGCATTTG TTTACAGAGCACATAAACTGCTACTTTTGTGAAGATAGTGACAACATTGTCCTAACTGGTCGAAAGGAGGTTGTATTGTTGGGAAACTTATGTGCGTTTCAGTTTTGGCAACGTGTTTTTAAG GATAAACACCGTCTTGAACATTTGAAACAACTGGTgaagtttgatgaaatgaaagctGCAACATTATTGCTGCCCAAGCTTGAGGAAGAATGGTGCTCTTTCCATCATCTTGTGCAGTCATCACTGCACCATGTCTCTGAAATGt atGAAGACATACAAAACTCCGTGCACTGTTTCCGGCCTAACTTTCTGGCTGCATCCGATGGCATACCAACCTACTATTCTCCTTATGAATTTGGACACACTTGCCTTCTTCAATGTCAGCCACAGGGAGAAACCGATGCACTTTCTTCGAGTGATGAACAGCTTGAGCAATCTTTTGAAACAAGGAAATGTGTTGCTGTGCCATTTGTTGCTTCTGATCACTTCCATACCAATGATGTGGCTAAAAATTTGGCAAATGCTATCAAGGAG ATAAGAGTTCAATATGCGGGAGACATTTCTGGTAATCACCAGGCAATTATCGGTGACTATGATTCTCATGTCAATGGGGGGACTCCTCTGTGTGTTTATTTTGTCAATGGACATTGCAACAGGGGTAGTCTCTGCGGATTTTCTCATTCACTCCAAGCAAAAAAACCAGCTTgcaaattctttttctctctgcAG GGTTGTAGGAATGGACATTTGTGTTTCTTCTCTCATGATTCTTATCAGTCAGTCTCATCATATAGCTCAGACGTATGTCTGCCAGAAGATGAGCATGCTGATGCATCATCTCTTCTACGATTATTACCAACATCTTCCAATGGATGCATCCTTTTGTTGGATGACACTAATATGCATTTCACCTCAAATCTTGCTAACCACTGCGATCCATCAAGAATTATCTCCACTACATCTCTGACAGAAACATACATAACTGACCCATCACTGACTGGTGTTAGAATCCTATGGGGGCTGCACCATCCCTACCAGACCATCATTTCCTATACAGGGGAGAACCCAATTCCATGGAATGAAGTCAAGCTTGTGCTGTGGTTTCCTTATCTGGATGGGTATGCTGAAGATTTGGATACGCAGAAAATTCTTGTACAGAACTTTTTTGAGTATCTGGCTATCCGAGTATTGAGTGATGCCCTGTTTGAGGTTAAAGTAATCCTTGCCATGAACAACATCAAATTTTCACAGCTACAG GTTGAAAAGTTGGCAAGAGAGAGCTTCTTCTTCCTTACTGAGTCATTTCCATTTGATCAAACGAGCTTTGGGGAGTTGTTGGATACAGTCACACTTAACAAGCCAATGTTGGCATCGAGGTCTATCTCATATGTGTTTGACCTGCACCCACCTAGTGATATCCAGTTTGGTGACTATGCTTCTGTGCTTCACAAACATCTGCATGACCGGAAAACATCTTGA
- the LOC18613560 gene encoding uncharacterized protein LOC18613560 isoform X2, producing MSHKALEPRHSIDSCTFQLHSWRPFQLQQTLDSSDPQQTPPKRASTNCFHSKRPCLSDRTTSFSIDLSKLTLLDDDNNSSYNPIAANPKRGSFRLFARKRRRRGSRSVSGRSSDRSGTRRCCSVGASAAYGTCSDFPVAVGTDSSGELFGNGADAYWASDVSEARNSRRERGDGGSGEKESLGGQFGGFDAQGNESGYGSEPGYRGDGEFGYGDEVDEEEEDARLLFWGHHFGDTDSKMEMVGENTFSDQKAHHRCRRKKHDYRMVDSVR from the exons ATGTCGCACAAGGCTCTAGAACCACGCCACTCAATAGACTCGTGCACGTTCCAGCTCCATTCATGGAGACCTTTCCAGCTCCAACAAACCCTAGACTCCTCCGATCCCCAACAAACCCCGCCTAAACGCGCCTCCACCAATTGCTTCCATTCCAAACGCCCTTGCCTCTCTGATCGCACCACTTCTTTCTCCATCGACCTCTCCAAGCTAACCCTCCTCGACGACGACAACAACAGCAGTTACAACCCAATCGCCGCCAATCCCAAGAGGGGTAGCTTCAGGTTGTTCGCAAGAAAACGCCGCCGCCGCGGGTCGAGGTCGGTGTCGGGTCGGAGCTCCGACCGGAGCGGGACTCGAAGGTGCTGTTCTGTGGGGGCGTCCGCGGCGTATGGGACGTGCTCCGATTTTCCGGTGGCGGTAGGGACGGACTCGAGTGGGGAGCTGTTTGGAAATGGTGCTGATGCTTATTGGGCCTCGGATGTGAGCGAGGCCCGAAATTCGAGGAGGGAAAGAGGGGATGGTGGGAGTGGAGAGAAGGAGAGCTTAGGGGGGCAATTTGGGGGTTTTGATGCTCAAGGGAATGAATCTGGGTATGGGAGTGAGCCTGGGTATCGTGGGGATGGAGAGTTTGGGTACGGGGACGAGGTTGATGAGGAAGAAGAGGATGCTCGCTTGTTGTTTTGGGGGCATCACTTTGGAG ATACAGATTCTAAAATGGAGATGGTTGGGGAAAACACTTTTTCTGATCAGAAAGCCCATCATAGATGCCGCCGCAAAAAACATGATTATAGAATGGTTGATTCCGTGAGGTAA
- the LOC18613560 gene encoding uncharacterized protein LOC18613560 isoform X1, whose amino-acid sequence MSHKALEPRHSIDSCTFQLHSWRPFQLQQTLDSSDPQQTPPKRASTNCFHSKRPCLSDRTTSFSIDLSKLTLLDDDNNSSYNPIAANPKRGSFRLFARKRRRRGSRSVSGRSSDRSGTRRCCSVGASAAYGTCSDFPVAVGTDSSGELFGNGADAYWASDVSEARNSRRERGDGGSGEKESLGGQFGGFDAQGNESGYGSEPGYRGDGEFGYGDEVDEEEEDARLLFWGHHFGADTDSKMEMVGENTFSDQKAHHRCRRKKHDYRMVDSVR is encoded by the exons ATGTCGCACAAGGCTCTAGAACCACGCCACTCAATAGACTCGTGCACGTTCCAGCTCCATTCATGGAGACCTTTCCAGCTCCAACAAACCCTAGACTCCTCCGATCCCCAACAAACCCCGCCTAAACGCGCCTCCACCAATTGCTTCCATTCCAAACGCCCTTGCCTCTCTGATCGCACCACTTCTTTCTCCATCGACCTCTCCAAGCTAACCCTCCTCGACGACGACAACAACAGCAGTTACAACCCAATCGCCGCCAATCCCAAGAGGGGTAGCTTCAGGTTGTTCGCAAGAAAACGCCGCCGCCGCGGGTCGAGGTCGGTGTCGGGTCGGAGCTCCGACCGGAGCGGGACTCGAAGGTGCTGTTCTGTGGGGGCGTCCGCGGCGTATGGGACGTGCTCCGATTTTCCGGTGGCGGTAGGGACGGACTCGAGTGGGGAGCTGTTTGGAAATGGTGCTGATGCTTATTGGGCCTCGGATGTGAGCGAGGCCCGAAATTCGAGGAGGGAAAGAGGGGATGGTGGGAGTGGAGAGAAGGAGAGCTTAGGGGGGCAATTTGGGGGTTTTGATGCTCAAGGGAATGAATCTGGGTATGGGAGTGAGCCTGGGTATCGTGGGGATGGAGAGTTTGGGTACGGGGACGAGGTTGATGAGGAAGAAGAGGATGCTCGCTTGTTGTTTTGGGGGCATCACTTTGGAG CAGATACAGATTCTAAAATGGAGATGGTTGGGGAAAACACTTTTTCTGATCAGAAAGCCCATCATAGATGCCGCCGCAAAAAACATGATTATAGAATGGTTGATTCCGTGAGGTAA
- the LOC18613561 gene encoding mitochondrial zinc maintenance protein 1, mitochondrial, whose translation MVRGEVLSAYRALLRATRKSFAGDTLMLNASAAEVRKKFNENRRVTSEPEIQRLLDEAREASHFISTMIVQAKLNDRGGYEVKTSKEHAGATLEIPSEEIIRKSA comes from the exons atggtAAGAGGAGAAGTACTAAGCGCGTACAGGGCTCTGTTAAGAGCGACCCGGAAATCATTCGCGGGCGACACCTTGATGCTGAACGCCTCCGCCGCCGAGGTCCGTAAGAAATTCAACGAGAATCGTCGCGTGACCTCCGAGCCAGAGATCCAGAGACTCCTGGATGAAGCACGTGAGGCCTCCCATTTCATTTCCACCATGATCGTTCAAGCCAAGCTCAACGACCGCGGCGGCTATG AGGTGAAGACGAGTAAGGAGCATGCAGGAGCTACACTGGAGATCCCATCCGAAGAGATCATCAGAAAATCTGCATGA
- the LOC18613562 gene encoding peter Pan-like protein has protein sequence MARLRNRKKKVFLKPIVKKKQEQQQQPNVDPITGNKIPKSFVFSRGKLPGPLRQLQMDLRKLMLPYTALKLKEKKRNNLKDFLNVAGPMGVTHFLILSKTETSPFLRVAKTPQGPTLTFKIHEYSLAVDIAQSQLRPRCPQDLFKNSPLIVLSGFATGDEHLKLTTTLFKNIFPDIDINTVKLSSCQRIVLLNYNKDTKLIDFRHYSIRLQPVGVSRRIRKFVQNHQVPDLRNLQDVSDFVTKSGYGSESEADEEAATVTLTSDLSRVNRASTKSAVKLQEIGPRMTLQLIKVEGGLCSGEVMFSEYGNGGNKKKPDGQEDSEKDNEMEGSDDDNEEEDSDEDIEENEEDDEED, from the exons ATGGCTCGTTTACGTAAC agaaagaagaaggttTTCCTGAAGCCAATTGTGAAGAAGAAGCAGGAGCAGCAGCAGCAACCCAATGTGGACCCAATAACAGGGAATAAAATCCCAAAGAGTTTTGTGTTTTCGAGAGGGAAGCTGCCTGGTCCGCTTAGGCAACTTCAAATGGACTTGAGAAAGCTGATGCTTCCTTACACTGCTCTCAAACTTAAG GAGAAGAAGCGGAACAATCTGAAAGACTTTTTGAATGTTGCAGGGCCAATGGGTGTAACCCATTTCCTCATTTTATCTAAAACCGAAACTTCACCTTTCCTGAGGGTGGCAAAGACCCCTCAAGGCCCTACTCTTACATTTAAAATACATGAGTATTCCTTGGCGGTTGATATTGCACAATCTCAATTGCGCCCTAGATGTCCTCAGgatcttttcaaaaattctcCTTTG ATTGTTCTGTCTGGCTTTGCAACAGGAGATGAACATTTAAAGCTCACGACTACCTTGTTCAAGAACATCTTTCCAGATATTGATATTAACACT GTTAAACTTTCTTCCTGCCAGAGAATTGTGTTACTTAATTACAACAAAGACACAAAGCTTATTGATTTTCGACATTATTCTATCAGACTACAGCCTGTTGGTGTCTCCCGGAGAATCAGAAAATTTGTGCAGAACCATCAAGTACCTGATCTTAGGAATCTTCAAGATGTGAGCGACTTTGTCACTAA ATCTGGTTATGGATCAGAAAGTGAAGCTGATGAGGAAGCTGCAACAGTTACTCTGACTAGTGATCTTAGTAGAGTTAATCGCGCATCTACAAAAAGTGCTGTCAAGCTTCAAGAAATTGGACCTAGAATGACTCTCCAACTCATCAAAGTTGAGGGTGGACTATGTTCTGGTGAAGTTATGTTCAGTGAATATG GAAATGGTGGCAATAAGAAAAAGCCAGACGGTCAGGAAGATAGTGAGAAAGATAACGAAATGGAAGGTAGTGATGACGATAATGAAGAGGAGGATAGTGATGAAGatattgaagaaaatgaggaagatgatgaagaagatTAG
- the LOC18613563 gene encoding 21 kDa protein: MANANVYLTFLLLLCQLKWGRSARNVANNYVQEACKVTRYRALCINSLASFSSIARRSPSTWARAGVSVTLGETKNVAQYLMKVKNYREMTGRYKIPLSDCMECFQNAIDQLHRSLGVLRKLSARRFYSQMGDVTTWLSAALTDQDTCMDGFENPRGRQAKMLRNRVMRATYFTSNALALVNKLATSGLESLNDP, translated from the coding sequence ATGGCAAACGCCAATGTTTACCTGACATTCTTGCTTCTCCTATGCCAACTAAAATGGGGTCGATCAGCACGAAACGTAGCAAACAATTACGTGCAAGAAGCATGTAAGGTAACCAGATACCGTGCCCTCTGTATCAACTCACTAGCATCTTTTTCCAGCATTGCTAGGAGAAGTCCAAGCACGTGGGCGCGAGCCGGCGTTTCAGTGACTTTAGGAGAAACCAAGAATGTTGCTCAGTACTTAATGAAAGTGAAGAATTACAGGGAGATGACGGGGAGATACAAAATTCCCCTCTCAGATTGCATGGAGTGCTTTCAAAATGCTATCGACCAGCTACACAGGTCACTTGGTGTGCTTAGGAAGCTAAGTGCCAGAAGATTTTATTCACAGATGGGGGACGTAACTACGTGGTTGAGTGCAGCACTTACTGATCAAGACACTTGCATGGATGGTTTTGAGAATCCAAGGGGAAGGCAGGCCAAAATGCTTCGGAATCGGGTTATGAGAGCCACATATTTTACTAGTAATGCTTTGGCTTTGGTCAACAAACTTGCAACCTCCGGCTTGGAAAGCTTAAATGATCCATGA